One Tachysurus vachellii isolate PV-2020 chromosome 8, HZAU_Pvac_v1, whole genome shotgun sequence genomic window carries:
- the tmem177 gene encoding transmembrane protein 177 isoform X2 → MASRVLKISVLVQRFRTPLLLVGCGSVFTVNIFYHVFPGNTYRKLYQAWSKGEPCTLSEKLEIVFQQVLKDSAVGSSENYTAFAAYGFHPVGAGIPWLPSGAQVGIPSNFNSTLGDLSGITNRTILINGKEVDWDSETGSTLKNALVLSEDAQKFAMAREVARLESAGPVLHAAVAPTCLAGAWIYSVALKQMFRLFAGSVILRAGVNTLALGLGALSYFLASDAVNQWLEFHSDRRAASLSHSYTKGGVEFYEKILERNKTLRVLMGPKGEEMYTPSGNLFPASLLSMKHAPYTSRRDAILNLLKEEKCCYRS, encoded by the exons ATGGCTTCTCGTGTGTTAAAGATCTCAGTCCTGGTGCAGAGATTTCGGACTCCACTTCTTCTTGTTGGTTGTGGAAGTGTTTTCACAGTGAACATTTTCTACCATGTCTTTCCAGGAAACACTTACCGTAAGCTCTACCAAGCCTGGAGCAAAGGAGAGCCATGCACTTTATCAGAAAAGCTGGAGATTGTGTTCCAGCAGGTTCTGAAGGACTCAGCGGTCGGTTCTTCTGAGAACTACACGGCTTTCGCAGCTTACGGTTTTCATCCGGTTGGTGCCGGGATCCCGTGGCTTCCCTCCGGGGCACAGGTCGGCATCCCGTCCAACTTTAACAGCACCCTGGGTGATCTGTCAGGAATCACTAACCGCACCATTCTCATCAACGGTAAAGAAGTGGATTGGGACAGTGAGACGGGCAGCACACTGAAAAATGCCCTGGTGTTGTCTGAAGATGCGCAGAAGTTTGCCATGGCACGCGAGGTGGCCCGGTTAGAGAGTGCTGGCCCGGTGCTGCATGCTGCAGTGGCTCCCACCTGCCTGGCTGGAGCCTGGATTTACAGCGTGGCTCTCAAACAGATGTTTAGACTCTTTGCCGGATCCGTCATCCTCAGGGCCGGAGTTAACACGCTCGCTCTGGGTCTGGGAGCTCTGTCGTACTTTTTAGCGTCTGACGCCGTGAACCAGTGGCTGGAGTTCCACTCGGACCGGCGGGCCGCCAGTTTGTCCCACAGCTACACAAAGGGAGGAGTTGAGTTCTATGAGAAGATTCTGGAGAGGAATAAGACCCTGCGTGTTCTGATGGGGCCCAAAGGGGAGGAGATGTACACACCAAGTGGCAATCTGTTCCCTGCCAGCCTGCTGAGTATGAAGCACGCACCGTACACGTCGAGACGAGACGCAATCCTGAATCTACTGAAAGAGGAGAAA TGTTGTTATAGGTCTTGA
- the tmem177 gene encoding transmembrane protein 177 isoform X1, producing MASRVLKISVLVQRFRTPLLLVGCGSVFTVNIFYHVFPGNTYRKLYQAWSKGEPCTLSEKLEIVFQQVLKDSAVGSSENYTAFAAYGFHPVGAGIPWLPSGAQVGIPSNFNSTLGDLSGITNRTILINGKEVDWDSETGSTLKNALVLSEDAQKFAMAREVARLESAGPVLHAAVAPTCLAGAWIYSVALKQMFRLFAGSVILRAGVNTLALGLGALSYFLASDAVNQWLEFHSDRRAASLSHSYTKGGVEFYEKILERNKTLRVLMGPKGEEMYTPSGNLFPASLLSMKHAPYTSRRDAILNLLKEEKVLNPGRVDSQGH from the exons ATGGCTTCTCGTGTGTTAAAGATCTCAGTCCTGGTGCAGAGATTTCGGACTCCACTTCTTCTTGTTGGTTGTGGAAGTGTTTTCACAGTGAACATTTTCTACCATGTCTTTCCAGGAAACACTTACCGTAAGCTCTACCAAGCCTGGAGCAAAGGAGAGCCATGCACTTTATCAGAAAAGCTGGAGATTGTGTTCCAGCAGGTTCTGAAGGACTCAGCGGTCGGTTCTTCTGAGAACTACACGGCTTTCGCAGCTTACGGTTTTCATCCGGTTGGTGCCGGGATCCCGTGGCTTCCCTCCGGGGCACAGGTCGGCATCCCGTCCAACTTTAACAGCACCCTGGGTGATCTGTCAGGAATCACTAACCGCACCATTCTCATCAACGGTAAAGAAGTGGATTGGGACAGTGAGACGGGCAGCACACTGAAAAATGCCCTGGTGTTGTCTGAAGATGCGCAGAAGTTTGCCATGGCACGCGAGGTGGCCCGGTTAGAGAGTGCTGGCCCGGTGCTGCATGCTGCAGTGGCTCCCACCTGCCTGGCTGGAGCCTGGATTTACAGCGTGGCTCTCAAACAGATGTTTAGACTCTTTGCCGGATCCGTCATCCTCAGGGCCGGAGTTAACACGCTCGCTCTGGGTCTGGGAGCTCTGTCGTACTTTTTAGCGTCTGACGCCGTGAACCAGTGGCTGGAGTTCCACTCGGACCGGCGGGCCGCCAGTTTGTCCCACAGCTACACAAAGGGAGGAGTTGAGTTCTATGAGAAGATTCTGGAGAGGAATAAGACCCTGCGTGTTCTGATGGGGCCCAAAGGGGAGGAGATGTACACACCAAGTGGCAATCTGTTCCCTGCCAGCCTGCTGAGTATGAAGCACGCACCGTACACGTCGAGACGAGACGCAATCCTGAATCTACTGAAAGAGGAGAAA GTCTTGAATCCAGGACGTGTTGATTCCCAGGGACACTGA